TCGCCCTTGACCAGCACCTCGGGCATGACCTCGGCGATCAGGCGCGCGGGGTCGTCCTCGTCGAAGACGACGACGCCGTCGACGCACTCGAGCTCAGCCAACAGCGCGACCCGCTCCTCGGCCCTCATGATCGGCCGTCCCGAGCCCTTCAGGCGAGCCACCGAGGCGTCGCAGTTGACACCGACGAGAAGCACGTCTGCGAGGGCCGCGGCTTCGTGAAGCAGGTGCAGGTGGCCGCCGTGGAGCGCGTCGAAGCACCCGTTCGTGAACGCGATTCGGTATCCATTGCGTCGCCATGATGCGAGTCGGGTCGGCAACGTCGCCGCGGTCAAGACCTTGGCGACCTGGCCGAGACCACAGCCGGCAGTCAGCTCGCTGGAGCTCACCACAGAGGTGCCTTGCTTGGTGACTGCCACACCGGCCGCAAAGTTGGCGAGCCGGGCTGCCTGGTTCAAGCGCATGCCGCAGGCGAGTGCGATTCCGAGCACGGCAAGCACGGTGTCACCGGCACCGGTGACGTCGCACACCTCTCGCCGGACCGCTGGGATCACCTCTGCCGGGCCATCGTGCTGGACCACGATGATACCGTCTGCACCTCGGGTGACGACCAGGGCTGGCGATCCGGCACCGTCGATCAGGTCACGCGCGAGGAGCTCGGGCTCGCTGTCGGTCATCTCGACGAAACAGCGCCGGTGCTCGTTTTGCAGCTCCGCCAGATTAGGGGTCAGGGCGGTGGCACCTTTAAAGGTGGAGAACCGATGTCTTGGATCGGCCACCAGTGGTACCTGGTTCTGCAGTGCATAATCGAGGATCTCGCGCACCAGGGCGGGGGACAGCACGCCTTTTTTGTAGTCGCTCAGCAGGATGAGGTCCGGAGGGCCGAGGTCGACGAGCGGATCGAGGGCTTTTCGCAGACAGCCGGCATCGACCTGGTGGCGTTCCTCCCAGTCGAGACGCACGATCTGCTGATTCCCGGACAGCACCCGCAGCTTGCGGGTCGTGGGCCTGCTGCTCACCCTGGCAACCGCAGCAGTGTCGATCCCAGCCGCTTCGAGAGCCTGGATCAGACGCTCGCCGGCCTCGTCTGTGCCGACCACGGCACACAGCTGTGCCGCGGCGCCGAGTGCGACGCAGCCGTGGGCGACGTTGCCGGCACCGCCGACGCGCAAGTACTCTGAATCGACGCGAACTACCGGGATTGGCGCCTCCGGCGACACGCGGTCGACGTTTCCCTGCAGGTATTCGTCGAGCATGACGTCACCAATGACCCATACTCGTTTTCCTCGGCTTTCGGTGAGAAAACGTGCCAGATCAGGGGCGCTGAGGCCGCCCTTCTCTACGCGTGCGCTGGCCAGGCCGCTGCTCACGACGTCTCGGCAAACGTCTTCAGCCATCGGACGTAGTCGACGACGCCTTGCTCGAGATCGCGGAAGTCGACACTGCATCCACTTTCCCTGAGCCGCCGAACGTCAGCCTTGGTGAAGCTCTGGTAACTCTGTCTGAGGGAGGCTGGAAAAGAGATGTACTCTATCTTGCCCTCACCGTCGTGTGCGTCGATCAGCAACCCGGCCAGCTCGTTGAAGGATCTGGCGTGACCGGTTCCGACATTGAAGATGCCGGAGACGTCGCCGTGCTGCAAGAACCAGAGGATGGTGGCCACGACGTCCTCGACGTGTACGAAGTCGCGGCGCTGCTCCCCGGGCCCACAGGTGGCAGTCTCGCCGAACAGCTCGACTCTGTCGCCGGAGCAAAGCTGCTGGTACAGACGGAAGACCATACTGGCCATCGCGCCTTTGTGAGCCTCGTTCGGCCCGTATACGTTGAAGTATCGCAGCCCCACGACCTGGCTGCCGGCTGGCATGCGGCAACGAGCCCAGCGGTCGAAGAGCACCTTGGAGTAGGCATAGACATTGAGTGGCGATTCGTTCTGTTGCTGCTCGCTGAAGTGCGGGCCCTTGCCATACACGGCAGCCGATGAGGCATAGATGAGCGGTATGCCGCGCTCCATGCAGAAGCCCAGGATCTGCTTCGAGTACTCGAAGTTGAGCCGCATCATGTGCTTGCCATCCCACATCGTCGTATTGCTGCAGGCGCCCTGATGCAGCACCGCCCGCACCGAAGTCAGGGTCTCGTCGCGCTGCCGGAGGAGCGCGAGGAAGTCATCGCGATCGACGAAGTCGTGAATGCGGCAGGGCGCAAGGTTGACGAACTTGGTGCCGTCGAGCAGGTGGTCCACGGCGATGATGGCATCCTCGCCGTTGCGGTTGAGAGCGCGCACGAGATTGCTGCCGATGAAACCTGCGGCTCCGGTGACCACGATCTTCTCGGTCATTGGTGCGTGGTCCCGATGGGCCCTGGGCGGCAGTCCTGCCCAGGCGGATCAGCTTTGGGGTGGATCAGCAGCAG
This portion of the bacterium genome encodes:
- a CDS encoding bifunctional heptose 7-phosphate kinase/heptose 1-phosphate adenyltransferase is translated as MAEDVCRDVVSSGLASARVEKGGLSAPDLARFLTESRGKRVWVIGDVMLDEYLQGNVDRVSPEAPIPVVRVDSEYLRVGGAGNVAHGCVALGAAAQLCAVVGTDEAGERLIQALEAAGIDTAAVARVSSRPTTRKLRVLSGNQQIVRLDWEERHQVDAGCLRKALDPLVDLGPPDLILLSDYKKGVLSPALVREILDYALQNQVPLVADPRHRFSTFKGATALTPNLAELQNEHRRCFVEMTDSEPELLARDLIDGAGSPALVVTRGADGIIVVQHDGPAEVIPAVRREVCDVTGAGDTVLAVLGIALACGMRLNQAARLANFAAGVAVTKQGTSVVSSSELTAGCGLGQVAKVLTAATLPTRLASWRRNGYRIAFTNGCFDALHGGHLHLLHEAAALADVLLVGVNCDASVARLKGSGRPIMRAEERVALLAELECVDGVVVFDEDDPARLIAEVMPEVLVKGDEYAPHEVVGRRTVEAAGGRLVLVPVIPGISTSAILERVCAVDAEPDQE
- the rfaD gene encoding ADP-glyceromanno-heptose 6-epimerase; the protein is MTEKIVVTGAAGFIGSNLVRALNRNGEDAIIAVDHLLDGTKFVNLAPCRIHDFVDRDDFLALLRQRDETLTSVRAVLHQGACSNTTMWDGKHMMRLNFEYSKQILGFCMERGIPLIYASSAAVYGKGPHFSEQQQNESPLNVYAYSKVLFDRWARCRMPAGSQVVGLRYFNVYGPNEAHKGAMASMVFRLYQQLCSGDRVELFGETATCGPGEQRRDFVHVEDVVATILWFLQHGDVSGIFNVGTGHARSFNELAGLLIDAHDGEGKIEYISFPASLRQSYQSFTKADVRRLRESGCSVDFRDLEQGVVDYVRWLKTFAETS